One Alnus glutinosa chromosome 3, dhAlnGlut1.1, whole genome shotgun sequence genomic region harbors:
- the LOC133864412 gene encoding D-3-phosphoglycerate dehydrogenase 2, chloroplastic-like, with the protein MAMASSSTKAIFSSPMITSSPSSHPSQKSPSLLSFLHTTTSTPISFKLSHSRSTSGQLVVNSVLKTVTSPETSAINYPSQDLNYPRPTILVSEKLGDAGLEVLRSFGHVECLYGLSPDELCSKISSCDALIVRSGTKVSRQVFEASKGRLKVVGRAGVGIDNVDLQAATEFGCLVVNAPTANTVAAAEHGIALLTAMARNVAQADASMKAGKWLRSKYVGVSLVGKTLAVMGFGKVGSEVARRAKGLGMNVIAHDPYAPADRARALGVELVPFNQAISTADFISLHMPLTPATSKVFNDETFANMKKGVRIINVARGGVIDEDALVRALDSGIVAQAALDVFTEEPPPTDSKLVQCENVIVTPHLGASTKEAQEGVAIEIAEAVVGALKGELSATAVNAPMVPPEVVSELSPYVVLAEKLGRLAVQLVAGGSGIKSVRVVYKTPRDPDDLDTRLLRAMITKGIIEPISDSFVNLVNADFTAKQKGLRISEERIAVDSSPELPVDSIQVQISDVESKFASAVSDINGDISIEGKVKFGVPHLTCVGSFPVDVSLEGNLILCRQVDQPGMIGQVGNILAEQNVNVSFMSVGRTVLRTKAIMAIGVDEEPDRETLGKIGKVGAIEEFVFLKL; encoded by the exons ATGGCCATGGCCTCCTCTTCTACCAAAGCCATCTTCTCTTCTCCCATGATCACCTCCTCTCCTTCTTCACACCCATCACAAAAGTCACCTTCTCTTCTCTCATTCCTCCACACCACCACCTCCACACCAATCTCCTTTAAACTTTCCCATTCTCGTTCTACTTCCGGCCAGCTGGTTGTCAACAGTGTCCTGAAAACAGTAACATCACCGGAAACCTCGGCCATCAACTACCCAAGCCAAGATCTCAACTATCCAAGACCCACCATCTTGGTCTCCGAGAAGCTCGGAGACGCGGGTCTTGAAGTTTTACGTAGTTTTGGCCACGTGGAATGCTTGTACGGTCTCTCACCCGACGAGCTCTGCTCCAAGATCTCGTCTTGCGACGCGCTGATTGTCAGGAGCGGTACCAAGGTGAGTAGACAGGTGTTCGAGGCCTCCAAAGGGCGGTTGAAGGTGGTGGGCCGTGCCGGCGTGGGCATTGACAACGTGGATCTGCAGGCCGCCACGGAGTTCGGTTGCCTTGTGGTTAATGCACCGACAGCCAACACAGTGGCCGCCGCCGAGCATGGAATTGCTTTGCTCACTGCTATGGCTAGGAATGTCGCTCAGGCCGATGCGTCCATGAAGGCTG GAAAATGGCTACGTTCCAAGTATGTTGGAGTCTCTCTAGTTGGAAAAACGTTGGCAGTTATGGGATTCGGGAAAGTTGGATCTGAAGTGGCGAGGCGTGCGAAGGGGTTGGGTATGAATGTGATTGCGCATGATCCATATGCACCGGCAGACAGAGCCCGTGCTCTAGGTGTGGAATTGGTACCTTTTAATCAAGCCATCTCCACAGCGGATTTTATCTCTCTCCACATGCCACTCACTCCTGCTACTTCTAAGGTCTTCAACGATGAAACTTTTGCCAATATGAAGAAAGGAGTTCGGATCATCAATGTTGCCAGAGGTGGAGTCATAGATGAAGATGCGCTTGTGAGGGCCCTCGATAGTGGCATTGTTGCTCAG GCTGCTCTTGATGTGTTCACGGAGGAGCCCCCGCCCACAGATAGCAAGCTAGTGCAGTGTGAGAACGTCATTGTCACCCCTCACCTTGGAGCAAGCACAAAGGAAGCACAG GAAGGTGTAGCTATTGAAATAGCGGAGGCTGTTGTAGGGGCGTTGAAAGGGGAACTCTCTGCAACTGCCGTCAATGCTCCCATGGTCCCTCCTGAG GTTGTGTCAGAGTTGTCACCTTACGTTGTGCTAGCCGAGAAGCTAGGCAGGCTAGCTGTACAGCTAGTGGCCGGAGGCAGTGGAATCAAATCTGTAAGGGTTGTCTATAAAACTCCTCGTGACCCAGATGACCTGGACACAAGACTTCTCAGGGCCATGATCACAAAAGGCATAATCGAACCGATATCAGACTCATTTGTTAACCTGGTGAATGCGGATTTTACTGCAAAACAAAAAGGCCTCCGCATAAGTGAGGAAAGGATAGCTGTTGACTCGTCGCCGGAGTTACCTGTTGACTCAATTCAGGTGCAAATATCGGATGTGGAGTCTAAATTTGCAAGTGCTGTTTCAGATATTAACGGAGATATAAGCATTGAGGGGAAAGTGAAATTCGGAGTACCCCACCTGACATGTGTGGGATCCTTTCCCGTGGACGTGAGCCTGGAAGGAAACCTGATTTTGTGCAGGCAGGTGGATCAACCGGGCATGATTGGGCAGGTTGGAAACATACTGGCTGAGCAGAATGTGAACGTGAGCTTTATGAGTGTGGGAAGGACCGTCCTGAGGACAAAGGCTATTATGGCGATTGGTGTGGATGAAGAACCAGATAGGGAAACGCTTGGAAAAATAGGGAAGGTGGGGGCCATTGAAGAGTTTGTGTTCCTCAAACTGTAG
- the LOC133863552 gene encoding uncharacterized protein LOC133863552, producing MASTKVQRIMTQPINLIFRFLQSKARIEIWLFEQKDLRIEGRIIGFDEYMNLVLDEAEEVNVKKKSRKSLGRILLKGDNITLMMNTGK from the exons ATGGCCAGCACCAAAGTTCAGAGGATCATGACTCAACCCATA AATCTTATTTTCAGGTTTCTTCAAAGC AAAGCTCGGATAGAGATTTGGCTTTTTGAGCAGAAGGATTTGCGCATTGAAGGCCGTATTATT GGGTTTGACGAGTACATGAACTTGGTTTTGGATGAGGCTGAAGAAGTCAACGTAAAAAAGAAGAGCAGAAAGTCCTTAG GGCGTATTCTACTGAAAGGGGACaatataactctgatgatgaaTAC GGGAAAATGA